In Rickettsiales bacterium, the following proteins share a genomic window:
- the rpsG gene encoding 30S ribosomal protein S7, with the protein MSRRHSATARKVLPDAKFGNVVVTKFINSLMYDGKKSVSESIVYNAFDTISKKTKRDPLEVFQEALENLKPQLEVRSRRVGGATYQVPVEVRPARAQAVALRWLVNAARSRKEKEMEERVANELLDILNKRGIAMKKREDTHKMAESNKAFAHFRW; encoded by the coding sequence ATGTCTAGAAGGCACAGTGCAACAGCAAGAAAAGTTTTACCAGATGCAAAATTTGGTAATGTAGTAGTTACAAAATTCATCAATTCACTAATGTATGATGGCAAGAAATCAGTTTCTGAAAGCATTGTATATAATGCATTTGATACAATTTCTAAAAAAACTAAGAGAGACCCTCTTGAAGTTTTCCAAGAAGCTCTTGAGAATTTGAAGCCACAGCTTGAAGTTCGTTCTCGTAGGGTTGGTGGTGCAACTTACCAAGTTCCAGTTGAAGTTCGCCCAGCTCGCGCACAAGCAGTTGCTTTAAGATGGCTTGTTAATGCGGCTCGCTCTCGTAAAGAAAAAGAGATGGAAGAAAGAGTTGCTAATGAACTTTTAGATATTCTTAACAAGCGTGGTATAGCAATGAAAAAGCGTGAAGATACCCACAAAATGGCTGAATCTAACAAAGCTTTCGCTCACTTCAGATGGTAA
- the groES gene encoding co-chaperone GroES — MAIRPLHDRILVERLEQEQKTAGGIIIPDNAKEKPTKGKVVAVGNGTWDEDGEKRIPLDVKKGDVVLFAKWGGTEVSHDGKEYLIMKESDILAILEDKKAA, encoded by the coding sequence ATGGCAATAAGACCACTTCACGATAGAATTTTGGTTGAACGCTTAGAGCAGGAACAAAAAACTGCAGGCGGAATTATCATTCCGGATAATGCAAAAGAAAAACCTACCAAAGGTAAAGTTGTTGCAGTTGGCAACGGCACTTGGGACGAAGACGGCGAAAAAAGAATTCCGCTTGATGTTAAAAAAGGCGATGTAGTTCTTTTCGCTAAATGGGGTGGAACAGAAGTATCTCACGATGGAAAAGAATATTTAATCATGAAAGAGTCTGATATTTTAGCGATTCTTGAAGATAAGAAGGCAGCATAA
- the rpsL gene encoding 30S ribosomal protein S12: protein MPTINQLIRKPRTEKPVRNKVPALEANPQKRGVCTRVYTTTPKKPNSALRKVARVRLSNGFEVTAYIPGEGHNLQEHSVVLIRGGRVKDLPGVRYHIVRGSLDTQGVKDRKQQRSKYGAKKPK from the coding sequence ATGCCAACTATTAACCAATTAATTAGAAAGCCAAGAACTGAAAAGCCAGTTCGTAACAAGGTTCCAGCACTTGAAGCTAATCCGCAAAAGCGTGGTGTTTGCACTCGTGTTTACACAACTACTCCTAAAAAACCAAACTCTGCACTTCGTAAAGTTGCTCGTGTTAGATTATCCAACGGGTTTGAAGTTACTGCTTACATTCCAGGTGAAGGACACAATTTGCAAGAACACTCTGTGGTTCTTATCCGTGGTGGAAGGGTAAAAGATTTACCAGGTGTGCGTTATCACATCGTTCGTGGTTCTCTTGATACTCAAGGCGTTAAAGATAGAAAACAACAGCGTTCTAAATACGGCGCGAAGAAACCTAAATAA